AATTTATTAAAGATATCCGTCGAGATGGATATCAAATTGAGACACTGAAtgagataataataaaaatcaaGTCAGATGAAAGTTGATTATATCATATTAATCATTCGAGGGTGTAATGGTTATCGATATAGTTATCTTTATTCTCatttgattaataatcatcacATGCAGTAAACCAGAAGTTTACTGATCCCAATGAATATATGATTTGGCAAAAGTGAGAATATTTGAATGTCGACAAGTATTTATACATACCCCCTTTATATTATCCATGgttccaaaaaaaatttatgtcgGATATGCATCACcttttacgattaaatatcgtaCAATATTGATGAATGATCTATTGATGAGTGATCTATCCCGACATTAGGGGGAGGAAAAGATCAACCGAAaggaaatcatctgaacaatTGGATTTCctcgatcctcatacaaaacaatgtgaactagaagttcaagaaattcttcatttgaagaaaattatatTTATCGACTCCAGAAGAGTTATTAAATCAACTATTCCTGCAGGAAATACTCTTGTTAAAATTGATGTCCCTGAAGGACATGTACAAGTGCTACAAATAAAGGCCGGCCTACCTATATAAGGTATACattgatttcaaatatctccggagattaaataaatgtcatgacaaaattTAACCTCCTGAAGAGGTCGCTCCCGAAGAGCCAGCTCCCGAAGAGCCAGCTcctgaagagaatgaaattatagaaaagttaattggagcctaatgaaatgtagcacttgatattatagaagTTGATGAGGATCATGAATCTAGATCAGTTGATGAATGTCGGCATAGAAATGATTGACCAAAATGAAAAGGCCAATACAATCTGAATTAGATTCACTGGCTAAAAGAAATATTTTTGGGCCTGTAGTCCAAACGCCTGAAGGTGTCAAGCCAGTtggatataaatggatttttgtGAGAAAAAGGAATGAAAAGAATGAAATAGTGAGATATAAAACAAGACTTGTAGCCCAAGGCTTTTCACAAAGgtctggatttgattatgatgaaacgtATTCACCTGTAATGGATACGATCACATTTAGATATTTTGTGAGTATTGCAGTGCATGAAAAAACTTGATATGCGTCTGATGGACGTTGTCACTGCTTATTTGTATAAGAATCTTGacaataatatttacatgagaATCCCTGAAGGATTCAATATGCCTGAAGCATGTAAATCAAATCCTAGAGATATGTATCCTATTAGAATACAAAAGTCTTTGTATGGGCTCAAGCAATCTGGACGTATGTGGCATAACCGTCTCAATGAATGCTTAACTAAAGAAGGTTATACCAATGACccaatatgtccatgtgtttttatcaagaaaaatgggtcaaattttgtgattattgcgatatatgttgatgatctcaatttgattggaactcctgaagagatcCAAAAGGCTGTCGAATATTTGAGATCAAAGAGtttggaaagacaaaattctgccttggtttacaaattgagcatttagAGAGTAAAATTTTTATCCACCAACCTACTTATACCCAGAAGGTATTAAAGCGATTTCGTCTGGATAAAGCACATACATTAAGTACCCCAATGGTCATCAGATTATTGAATCCTAATAAGGATCCCCTTAGGCCACAAGAGGAACATGAAGAGATACTTggtcctgaagtaccatatctcagtgCATTTGGTGCGCTTATtatcttgctaattgtacaagaCCAGATATATCATTTGCTGTGAatttattagcaagatttaATTCCTCGCCTACAAGACGACGTTGGAATGAAGAATGGTGAGATTGATGTGCTACAAATCCGATCGGATAATAATTTGGCAGATTTGTTTACCAAGGCTTTGCTGACTGCTACGTTTGGGAAACTGGTGAAGAATATTGGTATGCGTCGGCCAAAAGATCTCATATAATGTTTGCATCAGGGGGAGAATTTAttacacaagaatagtgtactctttttccttcactagggtttttATCCCACTGGGTTTTTCcctagtaaggttttaacgaggcatattctttgtgtcatggacatccaagggggagtgttatgaaataatgataagatgTGGATGTCCGTTGATATTCTCTAGATGTGGCTGTCCGTTGATATTCTCAAGAAGGATTACAAGATGAAGATGTCCGTTTGCATTCTCAAGATGATAGTCACATGTATTCTCCCTAGATTCATTGGTACATTGGATGAACTCATTTAAGGATGTACTTGATGTACTAAATTCATGTATTAGTACTTAATAGGGTTCATGTACCTTCTATCTTGGATCACCTATATATAGGGGTGAATCCTATTTCATTTGTAACCTTGGAATCTGGAAGTACTTTGATCAATGAATAATACTATagttctctcttctctttttacACTACTAATCCAATCCCTACTTTTTGGGAGTTTATTTGATTAGTTTCACAacatttgtaaaataatttctaactaatacaaaaaaaaaaaccaaataagaaaagaaatcaaactgATCTTATTCAAATAtatcaccctaatcaaattatattgataaatatgtaaattttaaattattaatccatttatatccggatccgggtcggaatactatattttGTATCCgactatttttttatttggtaaaaCTGATCCCGATCTAGATagcggaattaaatccctatcCGTACTTAGAATAATTTGACGGATCCGATTCGGATCATTTGACGGATCCGGGTCATCGACAGGCCTACTTTGAACCATTGGTTACACAAGTCGTAGTACTTGCTATACAAATTGTACTCATCAAAACAAAGAAAGAGAAGTGCACATGATATCTATTTAAATTTAAGAGTTGAGtgatatttttggtcaaaacaaAAGTTTAATGACATAAACACGTAAACAGCAATAGTTTGGtggcatttctttttcatttgctCTTTATATTATGTAAAAGTAACATGATCTAAATAtactaatataaaaaaaatatcatatatacattgacaatgtagaaaaaaatttatccaaaatatATATGACAAAAAAATGGCATGCAGGTAACAATTTTCGATTTGTTAGTAGTCTAAAAGGTTTCATTTTGTATTTAAGAGTCTAATAAATTAACAATGGTAATGGAAGATTGGGTGATTCGAAGTAACAGGCTAACGCTACTTAATTCAATTTCCAAACCATACTAGGTAGAGCAATCTATGCAAGACCAGTAAATGTCTTACGCGGTTGTACTTGTACCACGTAAAATACAACGCACACCTCCTCAAAAGGTACAAGCAGTTAACCACTGGGCCAATGGTTCAATGGCCATCAGGGAGGGGCTTAAGTCCCTCCTTCGGCTGTAAACGAGGGTTCAAATTTCACTTGCAGCGAAAAAAATTTAAGGGTTGTGCCAGAACACTCTCTTGGTctagttgggtctgtataccCACTAGCCCTCTACCATAGTCTCCTTAGGCTCCCCCTTCCCTCACTAGCCCTCTACCATAGTCTCCTTAGGCTCCCCCTCCCCTCTAAATTAGGATACAAATGTATttttgctgaaaaaaaaaaaaaaaggtacaagCAGTTAAGCTATTGCCTACCTCTTGGTTGAAGTAAAAATTTCCCGAATTCGCGaatccaattttctttccttcccaATTTCCCATGCCGTACGACAAATTCACCCTCTTCTCTCATTTCCATTCCATGCCTTTGATTTTCCCCAAGTGTCCTGCCCGCTCGGCCAGCAGGTGTCATCATCTCCGCCGAAGCAACTCCCACAGCTGATACCTTATAAGCCCACACCCCCACAAACCATTTTTTCAATCGAAACGGTCGACTTTCTCTGTTTCTCTCCCTTATGATTACTGCACCATTACAGCTTGTTGGTTCTCTCCCAAACTCCTCCTTCAATGCACTAGTAGAAATTTCCAGTATGCATATGTCCCTCAGTCTCATCTTCTTGTCTTGTTTTACTCCTCAAGAGCTAGAAAAAAATGTAGGAAAATATTGGATGAGAAAACTCATATTCTGCAACCCAAGATGGAACGAGAACAACCAGAAGAACCCACTTCAGAATCTAATCATGAAGATCACATGACCCTGCACCAGTACTTGCTCTCAAAAGGAAAACCCATTATTCATCACTGCTCTCCTTCTGAGGTCTCCTTCTTCCAACAATAAAATTCATTCATTGATGAGTGGATTATATGCATGCACGGGCTTTTAAGGCTTATACTATATTGTGTGCTTTTTGTGCCAGGTTCTGAGAAGGTCCAAAAGAAACCGACAATGCCCTGAAATTTCTGAAATTAACAAAGTGAGGAATTTTTACTCTTGCCCTTTTTTCCCTCCTTAAagggtgattttttttttaatctgtaTTTTCATTTCGTGGGTTTGGAGTTTTAAAGTATGAAGTCTGGAAATGTTCTCATGCAAGTCTGACTGTTATTAGTATCATTTTTACTTGTTCTTCAAATGCCCTTTTGACGCTGTGCAATAGTCAAAATTTCTCATTTCTACctttattaattttaattagCTGGCCAACAAAATAGACGTTTCTGCCTCAGCTGATTTAGAAAGAGAAGGTTAACTATGACATATGACTCCAGTTAGGCTTCAGATTTGGACTTGCAAATGATCTGTGGCTTTAGTCCTTTAGCCAATCTGGtttaattcaagaaaatgcattgATGAAAAGGATTTATGTGAAACAGACAATTCTGTCTCATGCATGCTGCTCGTGAGCTGAACATTATTGGGAAGGATTTTTGTTGgtttatttctctttttttcaactTCCCCAAGCGGATCAAGGTACCATGTGCAACGTCCAAAATATGAATTTGTAATCTTCCCTAAATCCAAATGTCAATGCTCTGAAAATGTTCATCTTCTCTTCTTTAGTTGTTAGGTGATCAGTTTCAATGGATGTTCCTTTTGAGACTATTTGGACTAGGGTGTTAACTGGTTTGTTTTCTTACCGTCCTTCTACTTTAAGCCGTGATATCACTTGTTAGTATTGGTTTGATTATGGATAATTCCTTAAAAAGTTGAAATCcacgaatttttgaaaactgaAACCCCAAGCATGATGAACGTTGTACTTGTAAGACTTCAGAAGTAATGTTAATTTACAAGTAAAACCATTTCTGCAAATTGTATGTTCGTGTTATTGTGTGGTTCAAAATTTCTCTTCGACTTTGCATCTACTGCATTTAAAGGAAGGCATTGGATGGCATAACATAAGCAATTCATGCATACTCATATGTACTTAAGTTTTATTGAGCACGATATGCTGCAGTTATCCAGATGATTTGGGACATTTAACTATGTGCCATATTGATAGTTCGTGCATCCCTGTTTCATATTATACTGTTAATAACTTGGATCCGAtctatatttttaatttatcaAACAATAGCTTATTAAGAGGGAATTCTACTTATTCTGCTGCAGGTAATTGGCGATAGGCACAAGAGAAGCAGAGAGTAAGTGAATTTACTGAAATGACTTCATatcagggaaaaaaaaacagtggAAACCAACTAGAAATTGCTTGATTTCATTTATTGATGAGTCGAACTTGTGATGATCCTTGATTTAATTGGTTTTACATAAACTAAATAGACAATTGTTGGTTTGATTATTGATGAATAGAGATTGCCATGGTCCTTTATTTCATTAATTTTCTTAGTAGAATAAAGTCCAAGTCATGGATGGTAATCAAACATTTCAGAGTTCCATCTTCTTCTGTTCTGAGTCGAGCAGAAGAGGTTCGAGCTAACCTAGATCCTTGGTCCCCAGCTTTCTCAAGTTAATGCAACGTTCCCATGTTACACAAGGGTTTTGGTTGGTAAGTCCCTGTCTAAGTAGGTTGAAAGAGCTAACAGGATACCAGCTTTTATGTTTGACTTTATATATCCAAGTGCAGGGGCTTCCAGTAGATTTTTGCAGAAAGCATATGCCAAAGCATGATAAATTAGTCATTTTGGAAGATGAGAATGGCAAAGAATATGAAGCAAGGTTCCTTGCAGCTAAAGTTGGACTTAGTGGGGGCTGGAAACCTTTTTCCATTGCGCAAAAATTGGTCGAGGGCGATGTTGTCGTTTACCATTTGGTGGGGGATTGTAGATTCAAGGTAACCATTTTAAGTAGGTAAATCTATGGATCACATTTTCTTCAATGCTTGGAACCTTTTATCCTGATTTATCATGTAGTAGTTTAACTACCTTTTGAACTTCAAAAGGAACCAAATATTATCTTAGAAAGCAATCCAGCGTTTATTGCATAGAAGTTTTCTGGTGCAAGTCATACAGCTCTATCATGGAGCAGAAGGACAACCTGTTGATGCTTTAGAAACAAATTTCCTGGATCTCTTCAACTTGCTGTTTTCATAGATTCCATGCATTAGCAATACACCAACTACTAGGCCTGAAGTTCCAGTAGAGGTCTCTCATATACAAGCTTATTATGTTGTAAATTCAggcaaaaaaaaatctagttaAGACAAAAGGATTCCAGGCACATTTTTGTTGGGAGATGGACTGATAAACAGCAGTTGGGTATCTTAGTTCCAAGTTTGATGTTCGTTAAAATAGATCTCCAGGAGAGAAGTATACTAGAGCTCAAGCGACTATTAAGGTCTTTTCATGAATGACACCATATTTTATGAGATGGTCTGTAAACTGGAACCGCATTATCCTTGTACTTGCAGGGTTTTGAAAGATTGTGATCAGGATACGCTGGATATGCGTGCAATTTGTGAGTTGGGCCTGCTTTATAAACTAAACTACTGATCAGTTACCCCTATAATATACCGTTGGGCTTGTGTTGTTAAAAGAAGTAGGAATACTTGAGATTTCACATGCTGCACAGATAACTACATTCAGTGGAATGAGCTTGCTTTAACATTCCCGTGAGTTGAGAACTACTAGATTGGGGACCaaaatgtgtgtgtgtgagtgagagagagagagagagagagagagagagagagagagaggggatgAGGAGGCAGAAGAAGGAGAAAGCATTTTAGATGTCTAAATATAATGATCTGCTAAACAAGTTGAAATAATCCAGCAAAATTGCGTGACTGTATATTCAGAATGAGAAAATTGCAACTAATTGTTATCGTCCTGTTTGGACAACTCTACTGTTCTTTTGCTACAAATGTggtaagaaacaaaaataaggtGAAGAAAGATGTTTTATTCAGTTAAAAAGTCCAACATTGTGAGACACAGAATTGAGAAGTTAATCATGACCCTATGGCATTATATGGCAAAATTAATCTGGTGCTTACAAGTTCCAATTCAAATTTCTTACTTCCCCAAAATGTTGGACTGAATTTCATTGGTTCCTGTTTCTAGTTCTattggattttctgttcaaattaGAACTTTATATTTATTGTGCAGGTTTACATTGTGAGAGCAACTAGTTTGGGTGAAGTGGATGGAGCTCTTGGCCTCTTAAACTTAGAAAATCATCCCAGTGGAAGACACTCTGGTTAGTTATACCTTTTATTTTGCTTGCTTTCAGTCCTTGTGTTTTATATTTTGCATGCATCTGTCGTTACTCTCTGTACTTTATCCCTTGATAAAGGTGGAGGAGGAGAAGGGACCAAAGGGACTGATATGAAAGGAGACGGTGCTATCATCTTGAATGATGCGGAGGGTTCTGGAAAATCAATATCATTTGTTAATTTTCAAAGCTTCAACATAATTGCCAACAACCTCATTTTGGACTCTGAGCTCCCCAAATACGTTCGGTTGAAGTATTATGACCTCTGTTGTGCTCAAAAATCATATCTGCATGTTGGTCTCCTTAAGAGCATTAGCTGCGCACTGGCCTCTGGAATTATATCAGAGACGGTTAAAATTGCAGATGCAATCAAATCTTGCAAGATTTTGACTCCTCAGGAAGATTTTGCTCTCTGGGACAAGACATTAGAAGGCTTTGAGCTACTAGGCATGGAAGTTGGATTTTTACGTGCTCGGCTTAACAAACTTGTAAAGCTTGCAATGCGGTCAAGAAAGATTCAGGAATCAAAGAGGTACAAACAAGCCAGGATTGAGCATTATTTTGTAACAGAAGAGGTCGAGACTCTTGAAAAGAAGCTTAAAGAGAAGCATCAGGTAAGAATGAGGCTTAATATTTAGATGAAGGCTCTAAACATGCACATGCACAGGCATGAGTTGAGGTTCCAAGAAGAAGCTCATGTTCCTTGGTGAGCAACAACTTGGTTAATTAACATATTAGAAGATTTTTAGTGGATATTTCTGCGTCCACAAATTTATAACTTTGAGGAGAAATCATACACATGCACATGTGAAAGACACGTTTCTTTATACCGTCTCTTTGGTAAATCAGCACACATAGTATGCTTTATACATTGCATTCCTTTTTTGGGGTTTTACAGTTTTAATCGCATTGCAACTTAAATAAATGAGTATTTATTCTCTAGTTTGCATTCTGGTAATCTTTAGGAATAAGGTAAAAGTTTTACACTTTAGAGAATGTACTTGTATTTCCCTCAGGGTCATTTCTTCGTGCGACTTAGTTGGTAATGCGCTTATGCCTTAGAATAGTAGCAGACTCAATGCTTCTGATCAATTTCTGGTCTCCTTAAATTTTCTGCTGATTAATAATCTTGTAGCATTTGTATCGGAAGCCAGTATACTACCTTAAATTGCACTTCTGATATTCGCAGTGTAGTATAACACAAGGACTGTGCATGTCAATCATGATTTAGGAGTTAGTAGCTAAAGGGCATGATTGGCACACCTCCTACCTAACAAAATTGAAGACAAGTAACTAATATTCCCAAAGGGTATTGAAGTTAGAATTTGGTATCTACTGAGTCACTCAAACCAATTAAGGTGAGGAGAAAAGATAAGGTGAggggagagggggggggggtgcTAATTGTCCAAGATAAACAATTGCCAGTAAAGCTAGTCTTTTTCTCCTGGCTGAAATCTATATCATCTACGAAGTAACTACCTGTTCATAGGTCTTGTAttctagaaaaggaaaaaaaattagattcctggaaaaaaaaaaaaaatctcttacaTGTCCAACTGTTGAAAAGCATCTTAAAAAGTGCATTCAAGCAAGCAAATTGTAGGTAACAAGGTGAGCATTATTAATTTTAACTAATACATAACAGATCACCTAAATAATTGACAATAAACCACACAGACATAATCACTGAGTAAGTCTTAACCAGTTGATCATAAATGACTGAAACCTGAGCCACCCAATAACTAATTGGGTTGTAAGGAACTGGAATATATGCATGATTGGGTGGGTAAATCTTGGGTTGGATCCACAAATACGGAGCCTGTGCAGAATAAGAACTTACCATATTTCTTTTGGGGGCAGCTGGGCTAGTGTGAATCATCTGCCTTTCCTGGCTTCTTGATCATGTCTTAATCCCGAGAATATACCTTCCCCCTTGTAGGCTTGTACaactcttcatcttcctctccCCCATATTTTATGCTACCACTATCAATCTCTTTCTAATAATGGCGGTGCCAAGCAGGGCATTAGCATATGAGGAATGGCGGTTTGAAATGTTTgagcaaaacaagaagaaacttTCTCCCCTCTCTCACTCTTTGGTCAATCATAAATTCCTACTCCTACTATAACCTATCCTAGGGGAATGCCCAACTGGATCAAGGGGAGTTAGAGGGAGAGGAACCCACCTCTAGACCCGAAGGGGTGCACTGCTACACACCCTTTGGATTTTACTAGATGCAGAGATTTGATTGAATGACCGACCTGCAACCAAGCTTGCAACTTATGCTTTGTTCATTCTCTCTTTTATTAGTATATACCGTCTACTTAATTCTTTCTCTGTCTACACCCTTTTATTCTCTGTCATCTTATTAATGgactcatttttatcatattttggTGGCTGAAAAAAGCTCAGGTTACTTCAGCAGGTTTTCCCTGCTGCTGTGAGAAGGTCCAGTCGAGTCACAGATAAGCCTCCCCCTAGTTACAAGGAAGCAAGTTTTCTCATCATTGATTCAACCACCAATTTGACACCAGCCATTTGACATGAAGAAGGTCACATTTCAGAAGTCTGCACGAGgtcctctttttttccttttcccattTTGGCGTTGTACAAGACCTGTGATGT
This portion of the Coffea arabica cultivar ET-39 chromosome 2e, Coffea Arabica ET-39 HiFi, whole genome shotgun sequence genome encodes:
- the LOC113731413 gene encoding LOW QUALITY PROTEIN: B3 domain-containing protein Os01g0234100 (The sequence of the model RefSeq protein was modified relative to this genomic sequence to represent the inferred CDS: inserted 1 base in 1 codon), encoding MEREQPEEPTSESNHEDHMTLHQYLLSKGKPIIHHCSPSEVLRRSKRNRQCPEISEINKVIGDRHKRSREVPSSSVLSRAEEVRANLXSLVPSFLKLMQRSHVTQGFWLGLPVDFCRKHMPKHDKLVILEDENGKEYEARFLAAKVGLSGGWKPFSIAQKLVEGDVVVYHLVGDCRFKVYIVRATSLGEVDGALGLLNLENHPSGRHSGGGGEGTKGTDMKGDGAIILNDAEGSGKSISFVNFQSFNIIANNLILDSELPKYVRLKYYDLCCAQKSYLHVGLLKSISCALASGIISETVKIADAIKSCKILTPQEDFALWDKTLEGFELLGMEVGFLRARLNKLVKLAMRSRKIQESKRYKQARIEHYFVTEEVETLEKKLKEKHQLRLLQQVFPAAVRRSSRVTDKPPPSYKEASFLIIDSTTNLTPAI